One window of Mauremys mutica isolate MM-2020 ecotype Southern chromosome 20, ASM2049712v1, whole genome shotgun sequence genomic DNA carries:
- the METTL1 gene encoding tRNA (guanine-N(7)-)-methyltransferase — MAGAPPQKRFYRQRAHSNPLADHTLRYPTKPEEMNWAEHYPEFFAPLTKDDRHDDPKDSEERAKPAAQVEFADIGCGYGGLLVELSPLFPNTLMLGLEIRVKVSDYVRDRIQSLRASHPGQYQNIACIRSNAMKHLPNFFHKGQLAKMFFLFPDPHFKKTKHKWRIISSTLLAEYAYVLRVGGLVYTITDVEEVHEWMVGHFSGHPLFVQVPLEDLGSDPIVGHLGTSTEEGKKVQRNGGKTFPAVFRRIEAGALQGALGTEPCQGAPNT, encoded by the exons ATGGCGGGGGCCCCGCCCCAGAAGCGCTTCTACCGGCAGCGGGCTCACTCCAACCCCCTGGCGGACCACACGCTGCGCTA CCCCACAAAACCCGAGGAAATGAACTGGGCTGAGCACTACCCTGAGTTCTTCGCCCCGTTGACCAAAGATGACCGTCACGATGACCCGAAGGACTCCGAGGAGAGAGCGAAGCCCGCGGCACAAGTCGAATTCGCTGATATTGGCTGCGGTTATGGGGGCTTGTTGG TCGAGTTGTCACCCCTCTTCCCCAACACCTTAATGCTGGGCCTGGAGATCCGAGTGAAGGTCTCGGATTACGTCCGCGACCGGATCCAGTCTCTGAGAGCATCCCACCCCGGGCAGTACCAGAACATCGCCTGTATCCGCAGCAACGCCATGAAGCACCTGCCCAACTTCTTTCACAAGGGGCAG CTGGCCAAGATGTTCTTCCTTTTCCCGGATCCGCACTTCAAGAAGACCAAGCACAAGTGGCGGATCATCAGCTCTACGCTGCTGGCTGAATACGCCTATGTCCTGCGCGTTGGG GGCCTGGTGTATACCATCACCGACGTGGAAGAGGTGCACGAGTGGATGGTCGGGCACTTCAGCGGGCACCCGCTCTTCGTCCAGGTGCCCTTGGAGGACTTG GGCAGCGATCCTATCGTGGGGCACCTGGGGACCTCCACCGAGGAGGGAAAGAAAGTCCAACGGAACGGCGGCAAGACCTTCCCTGCCGTCTTCCGGCGCATCGAAGCCGgagccctgcagggggcgcttGGCACAGAGCCGTGCCAGGGGGCTCCGAACACGTGA